TGCGGATAGCCGTGAAGGAGCATCTCGTGGTGCATGGCCCGGGCGACGACGTCTCGCGGGGCAAGGTCTCCCCATTCCGGAGCGACCTCGTTCATGAACCGGCGGCCATCCGGTGTTGTCAGACGGGCACCTTCCCCGCGAACCGCTTCGGAAATCAGAAAATTATCTGTTCCCGGCACAGCGAGCGTCGTGGGATGAAATTGGATATACTCAGCGTTGACCACTCGGGCACCGGCCCGGTAGGCCATGGCCAGGCCGTCTCCCCGGGCACCTTCCGGGTTGGTGGTATGGCTGAAAATTCTTCCCAACCCGCCTGTGGCCAATATCGTCACCGAAGCCAGAACCCGGGATATTCGGCCGCTGTCCCGTTCGAGTACATAGGCTCCGTGGCTGGTAATCGGGCGATATACGGCCAGTGGATCCCGATTGTGATGCGGTGAGGTGATCAGGTCCACCGCTGTATGTCCGGTCATGAACCGAACATTGGGATAAGTCCGGAGTTTATTGATCAGCGCCCGCTCGATCGCCTGGCCGGTCGTATCTCCCACGTGAAGGATCCGGGAAACGGTGTGTCCTCCTTCCCGGGTAAAGAGCAGGCGTCCATTCTTGTCCCGGTCAAACGGCACTCCCAGTTCCCGCGCCAGGACCCGCTTCACCAGACGGGGACCTTCCCTGGCCAATAATTCAACCGAATCCGGCAAACAGAGTTCAACACCCGCTTCGCGAATGTCCTTCACCAACAATTCCACCGAATCCCCGGATCCCCGGGTTACGATTCCCCCCTGAGCATAACGGGTATTACTCTCCTCCGGATCATTCTGGCGGGTGATGACCGTAATCTGGCGGGTCGAGTCTTCAGCCAGGCGTAAAGCTGCCGTCGCACCGGCAATACCACAACCGATGACTAAAACATCAGTTTCAACGGGCACGGGAATACCTCCTCAGTTAGAACACCGAAAATACTCTACCACTACGATCAGGACCTTCCGCCGATAAGATAGATGAACATACAATCTCCGTCAACGATCCTTTTTTTCCGGAGGGTGGCACCTCCGGATCAAACATCCGGCGCAAGTTCGCAAGCTGAGTCAAGGTTTTCTCGCCTCACTGATAACATCCGGTTTAAAGCCGCTTTCGCATGGCGGGCGGTCTCTTCGTCCACCCGGATTTCATTGGGAACCCGCCCGAGCACAAGTTCCTCGAGAACAGCCCGAAGCGAGGCAAGGGTGGTTTGACTCATAGTCGGACACACGGCAGGCACCGGAGAAAGGGGAACAATCGTTTTAGCGGGGTTTTCCCGTTGTAACCGGTTTACCAGCCGCTCCTCCGTACCCATCGCCCAGCGGCTTCCGGCTGGTGCTTCGGTGACCCGGCGGATCATTGCCGATGTCGATCCCATCTCGTCGGCGGAAAGGACCACAGAGCGTTCACACTCGGGATGCACCAGTACCCTGACTCCGAGAAAACGTTCCCGGACCGTCCGGACCATTTCCGGCCGAAACCGCCGGTGTACATTGCAAGCCCCCGGCCAAAGGATGACCCGCGAGTTTTGGACACGGTTCGGTAAAGGAACATGCCCCGGATTCCAGAGCAGGATTTCCTCGGCGGGGATGCCGCACGCTGCCGCGGTATTACGCCCGAGATGCTGGTTGGGGAAAAAGAAGACCCGGGGCCGTTCGCGCAATGCCCGTTCCAGAATATCACGGGCGTTGGCTGAGGTACAGACGTATCCCCCATAGCGTCCGCAGAAGGCCTTAAGAGAAGCACTCGAATTCACATAGGTGATGGGTGTGACTTCCTGATCAACCCGGCCGAAAATTCCGGCAAGATTCGACCAGGCTGTTTGGACA
This portion of the Atribacteraceae bacterium genome encodes:
- the nadB gene encoding L-aspartate oxidase encodes the protein MPVETDVLVIGCGIAGATAALRLAEDSTRQITVITRQNDPEESNTRYAQGGIVTRGSGDSVELLVKDIREAGVELCLPDSVELLAREGPRLVKRVLARELGVPFDRDKNGRLLFTREGGHTVSRILHVGDTTGQAIERALINKLRTYPNVRFMTGHTAVDLITSPHHNRDPLAVYRPITSHGAYVLERDSGRISRVLASVTILATGGLGRIFSHTTNPEGARGDGLAMAYRAGARVVNAEYIQFHPTTLAVPGTDNFLISEAVRGEGARLTTPDGRRFMNEVAPEWGDLAPRDVVARAMHHEMLLHGYPHILLDLTGAMTADQIRNRFPAIYTRCREAGIDITVEPIPVVPAAHYFCGGVLVNNRGRTSIDGLYAVGEVSCTGLHGANRLASTSLLEGLTWGYRAGEDIVRRGDLPGDSRPEVPPWEAAKAAFPDPVLVYQDRRAIQHLMWLYVGLSRNRERLSRALRDLNHLWGSIEEFYRASALNDDLIGLRNMAQTAWIVTLAAWHNRRSRGTHYREDKTEPSLPSVWNNGGISTGWVPFHD